A window from Mycobacteriales bacterium encodes these proteins:
- a CDS encoding COX15/CtaA family protein, with the protein MRLPPARQATVSPSLFRRLTVVAAVLLGLIVVSGAAVRLTSSGLGCPDWPRCTSTSLVAPATYHALVEFVNRVITSLVGVFVGLVAVASLLRSPRRKDLVWLSWALVGGFVGQAVVGGLSVLYKLSPGWVMAHFLLSMLLVWDGLVLVHRADPAWEPRQPSVPRELVVLGRVLVGVASVVLFLGTVTTGTGPHAGSGGHVKRLPFPLERVTQLHADSALLLTGLIVATLFAVRLAGAPPLVRRRAWWLGYAVLAQVAIGYTQYFLNLPSSVVELHVAGATVLWSATLWLQLGYTAPEPAPEEVLLPAVVGEVHHVHL; encoded by the coding sequence GTGCGGCTTCCCCCTGCCCGTCAGGCGACGGTGTCTCCTTCGTTGTTTCGGAGGCTGACCGTCGTCGCAGCGGTGCTGCTCGGCCTCATCGTCGTCAGTGGCGCCGCAGTACGGCTCACCTCATCAGGGTTGGGCTGCCCCGACTGGCCTCGTTGCACTTCCACCTCGCTGGTCGCTCCCGCGACCTACCACGCGCTCGTCGAGTTCGTGAACCGCGTCATCACTTCACTCGTCGGCGTCTTCGTCGGGTTGGTCGCCGTCGCGTCCTTGCTCCGATCGCCGCGCCGGAAGGACCTGGTGTGGCTGTCATGGGCACTGGTCGGCGGCTTCGTCGGTCAGGCGGTCGTCGGCGGTCTGTCGGTGCTCTACAAGCTCTCGCCCGGCTGGGTGATGGCGCACTTCCTGCTTTCGATGCTGCTGGTCTGGGACGGCCTGGTACTCGTTCACCGCGCGGATCCGGCCTGGGAGCCGCGGCAGCCGAGCGTTCCGCGGGAGCTGGTGGTGCTCGGCCGGGTCCTCGTGGGTGTCGCGAGCGTCGTGCTGTTCCTCGGGACGGTGACGACCGGCACCGGACCTCACGCCGGGTCCGGCGGTCACGTCAAGCGGCTGCCGTTCCCGCTCGAGCGTGTGACACAGCTGCACGCCGATTCGGCGCTGCTGCTCACCGGGCTGATCGTCGCCACGCTGTTCGCCGTACGCCTCGCAGGAGCCCCGCCGCTCGTTCGGCGGCGTGCGTGGTGGCTCGGGTACGCCGTACTCGCGCAGGTGGCGATCGGCTACACGCAGTACTTCCTCAACCTGCCATCGAGTGTCGTGGAGCTGCACGTCGCCGGCGCGACCGTGCTGTGGAGCGCGACGTTGTGGCTTCAGCTCGGCTACACCGCACCCGAGCCGGCGCCGGAAGAGGTGCTGCTACCCGCAGTGGTTGGCGAAGTCCATCACGTTCACCTCTGA
- a CDS encoding CAP domain-containing protein: MAIGRAAVVAASMCALTAVPVGAAGAHPAGSPRLSSFDQQLVNSVNGQRQLRGLSVLKVSAPLTSIATGWARQMAASGRSHDNPNLRAQVTASCPHWKAVGEVVDEAGESTELALWRDYYDNTAERQQLMQPSLTDIGVHTVTTNQHGAQVRWNVIDVATNCE; the protein is encoded by the coding sequence ATGGCGATTGGCCGGGCGGCAGTTGTTGCGGCGAGCATGTGCGCGCTCACCGCGGTGCCAGTCGGCGCTGCAGGCGCGCATCCAGCGGGTTCGCCGCGGCTCAGCAGCTTCGACCAGCAGCTGGTGAACAGCGTCAACGGCCAGCGCCAGCTGCGCGGCTTGTCGGTGCTGAAAGTGAGCGCACCGTTGACGAGCATCGCCACCGGCTGGGCACGCCAGATGGCGGCCAGCGGCCGGTCGCACGACAACCCGAACCTGCGCGCCCAGGTCACCGCAAGCTGCCCGCACTGGAAGGCGGTGGGCGAAGTCGTGGATGAAGCCGGTGAGAGCACCGAGCTCGCCCTGTGGCGCGACTACTACGACAACACCGCGGAGCGCCAGCAGCTCATGCAGCCGTCGTTGACCGACATCGGTGTCCACACCGTCACGACCAACCAGCACGGCGCACAGGTCCGGTGGAACGTCATCGACGTCGCGACCAACTGCGAGTAG
- a CDS encoding CAP domain-containing protein: MRRLLPALVASAALLLCPAGAAAGPSVTAHSTPAAHLRPYDKQLLVDVNRARRQNGLKPYVQSDRLYRLAHKWAEHIVATRNLEHNPATFSIKTFRAASGCRKATTDGENVGEQGSTNSRQLFELYMSDPAHRDNNLSPKYNAPNVPGYTDVGIATIAVPNGNGTFSEVNVMDFANHCG; this comes from the coding sequence ATGCGCCGTCTGCTGCCAGCGTTGGTCGCGAGCGCTGCTCTGCTCCTGTGCCCGGCCGGCGCCGCAGCCGGCCCGAGTGTGACGGCGCACTCCACGCCGGCGGCGCACCTGCGCCCCTACGACAAGCAGCTGCTCGTCGACGTGAACCGCGCCCGGCGGCAAAACGGGCTCAAGCCGTACGTCCAGAGCGACCGGCTCTACCGCCTGGCCCACAAGTGGGCTGAGCACATCGTGGCGACGCGCAACCTGGAGCACAACCCGGCGACGTTCTCGATCAAGACCTTCCGTGCCGCCTCGGGCTGCAGGAAGGCCACGACCGACGGGGAGAACGTCGGAGAGCAGGGCTCGACGAACTCCCGGCAGCTCTTCGAGCTGTACATGAGTGACCCGGCCCATCGCGACAACAACCTCAGCCCGAAGTACAACGCCCCGAACGTGCCCGGCTACACCGACGTCGGGATCGCGACGATCGCCGTCCCGAACGGCAACGGGACGTTCTCAGAGGTGAACGTGATGGACTTCGCCAACCACTGCGGGTAG
- a CDS encoding alpha/beta fold hydrolase: protein MPKSSTPLDSDAALTAYSTPDTVKAVALVLPGGKADSYDAAVPSQLTAVRMRPFARHLSRAGVGRGLAVSMLRYRYRGWNGVEASPTVDARWALETIRERHGGIPVVLVGHSMGGRTSLRVADDPSVVGVVALAPWLPGDEPVAHLGGVRALIAHGNLDFVTSPRASRRFARRARSVGADINYKVVHGDSHAMLLRPHRWHSLTTRTALSYL, encoded by the coding sequence GTGCCGAAGTCGTCGACCCCTCTCGATTCCGACGCGGCGCTCACGGCGTACTCGACACCCGACACGGTGAAGGCTGTGGCGCTCGTCCTGCCCGGCGGCAAGGCCGACAGCTACGACGCCGCCGTGCCCAGCCAGCTGACCGCGGTCCGGATGCGGCCGTTCGCGCGGCACCTGTCCCGCGCGGGCGTCGGTCGTGGTCTCGCGGTCTCGATGCTGCGCTACCGCTACCGCGGCTGGAACGGGGTCGAGGCGTCGCCGACAGTCGACGCGCGATGGGCGTTGGAGACCATCCGTGAACGGCACGGAGGGATCCCCGTCGTCCTCGTCGGCCACTCGATGGGCGGTCGCACCTCGCTACGCGTCGCCGACGACCCCAGCGTCGTCGGGGTCGTCGCTTTGGCGCCCTGGCTGCCGGGGGACGAGCCGGTCGCCCATCTCGGCGGCGTACGCGCGCTGATCGCCCACGGCAACCTTGACTTCGTGACGAGCCCGCGCGCGTCGCGTCGGTTCGCCCGCCGAGCCAGGTCCGTCGGGGCCGACATCAACTACAAGGTCGTGCACGGTGACAGCCACGCGATGCTGCTGCGGCCGCATCGCTGGCACAGCCTCACCACGCGCACCGCGCTGTCTTACCTCTGA